The following proteins are encoded in a genomic region of Triticum dicoccoides isolate Atlit2015 ecotype Zavitan chromosome 1B, WEW_v2.0, whole genome shotgun sequence:
- the LOC119349145 gene encoding uncharacterized protein LOC119349145, producing MEELDEFEVLWPEYYAGHAHADDDHKPLPSVQSPATSWQRRAAGSRPVDVPPSRAAVLLLRWKDGTDHQDDLMEKDGGGGKIMVPPHLLVSGRRLSDGEAAAAYTLLRSGVARHGKRARDLRHLRNSVLRMTGFIEG from the coding sequence ATGGAAGAGCTCGACGAGTTCGAGGTGCTCTGGCCGGAGTACTACGCCGGCCACGCCCACGCCGACGATGACCAcaagccactgccgagcgtgcaGAGCCCGGCCACGTCGTGGCAGCGGCGCGCGGCAGGGTCTCGGCCGGTGGACGTTCCCCCCAGCAGGGCCGCCGTGCTGTTGCTACGGTGGAAAGACGGTACTGATCATCAAGACGACTTGATGGagaaggacggcggcggcggcaagatcATGGTGCCGCCGCACCTGCTGGTCTCCGGCAGGCGGCTGTCCGACGGGGAGGCCGCCGCGGCGTACACGCTGCTGCGGTCGGGGGTGGCAAGGCACGGCAAGCGGGCGCGCGACCTGCGCCACCTGCGCAACTCCGTGCTGCGGATGACCGGCTTCATCGAAGGATGA
- the LOC119349144 gene encoding uncharacterized protein LOC119349144 yields the protein MDQELQEADVLWPQNNSDHRRDGGHDDSVINVDGDMAKLSSPELSAPVLVPHRKRRSRSWTTSDGSGSGNDDCSDGDVRCTNDAKRNVPPHVLAERRRRLAGRSTAAYSMCSGKGRTLKGRDLRNIRNLVLRMTGFIEK from the coding sequence ATGGATCAGGAACTCCAAGAAGCCGACGTCCTCTGGCCACAGAACAACTCCGACCACCGCCGCGACGGCGGCCACGACGACAGCGTCATCAACGTCGACGGAGACATGGCAAAGCTATCCTCGCCGGAGCTGTCTGCCCCGGTCCTCGTGCCTCACCGGAAGcggcggtcacgctcctggaccaCGTCGGACGGGAGCGGCAGCGGCAACGACGACTGCAGCGATGGCGACGTTCGATGCACCAACGACGCAAAGAGGAACGTGCCGCCGCACGTCCTGGCTGAGCGACGCCGGAGGCTCGCCGGAAGGTCGACGGCGGCCTACTCCATGTGCAGCGGGAAAGGGAGGACGCTCAAAGGGCGGGACCTCCGCAACATCAGGAACCTCGTCCTCAGGATGACCGGATTCATCGAGAAATGA